The Silurus meridionalis isolate SWU-2019-XX chromosome 18, ASM1480568v1, whole genome shotgun sequence genome includes the window ttatattattttgtctgATTTAcgttacaggaaaaaaaagtttgtcatATTTGCAATTGTAAAGAGAACTAGATATTAAATACATAAGGGTATAAGTAATATTTATCATCAGAGACACAATCTATGTGGTTcttgatcaaaaaaaaaaaaaaacgatcagGATAAACTCAAAATTCCAgatttaaatatgcaaaaaaaaaaaagagagtcaCTGATTATTGGACCTTTCAGCTGTCTGTATAACGGCGGTTGATGGTCTCTATTTCTCTGTGTTTTTCCTGATGCAATTTCTTTCCTCTCCAAACCTGGCCTTCCGAAACTCCACTTTGACTTTATCCAGTACTCCAGGGATGAAGATCAGATCCAGCGCGGTCATGGCCAAAGCTTTGGCGGTACGCAGGGTATAAACTTGAGCTTCATCTGCACCTGCGAGAACAATACAGTCACAACATTCTTGTGAAATGTGTGCACAGAATCTTTCCTTCACATGAACTGGGAAACCTGGTTCCAGCATGATCATGCAACCTGTGGAAGAACTTGAATTGGCTGGCGTAGAGCTCAAAAAAgaatttgagtaaatgtacttcgttCCTGTGATTTTTTTGGCTATTTTCTAGGTGTTACTGATTTGCGCCTTTGCTGAAGAGGTCATTAACACTCCCTACTcgcatctgctgcctgtgagcaACTTGTAGTCAGTTTTACAGTAAGGGATCTACAcaatgattttcaggtacttttTTTGAAACACACCCTCatagctgaatgaaatctcataCGAATTTCCAGAGATTCTAttggaccatcttcccagaagtttggaggttcttataaaagcaaatagggAACGGCATGTTCAACCAATCACgcgctcaggtgtccacaaacttgtccaTTTAGTGTGGACGTGAAACTTTGCGTAGTGTATGAATAACATTATTACGCAGAGTTCTTCGTCTTCAGACTCACCGGAAGCAGCTGTATACTCCGCTGTGTGGTTCAGTGCCTCGGAGCCGATGTAGAAATAAGGGTGAATCCCTGGAACGGCGTGACTCACGTTCCCGAAATCTGTAGAGCCTGATAGAGGAACCACAAAACAAGCGCAAATCGTGATGAACTTGCGTGTTATGTAACCAATTAACGTGTGTATTGGCGTTCTTTACCACCACAGCTGATCATGCAGAGGGAAGAAAAccctttttttctgttgtgtaGTTATTACTTTACCTGAAAAACCCTCTGTGGTGAACGTCATTCCGAGAGCTTTCCCGTTCTGCTCATACAGGTCTTCCAGGGTGCCGTTCCTCAGGACTTCATAAAACTCGTTCTTATCGAACAGGATCTCGACCTGCAAGACACGAGCggtttttaattttatgacTGTCCAATCCTGATGCTTTATGCACTGTAATTAGACGTGCacgatatggacaaaggtttgtggacacaagACCAAAATTGGGATGTGCTTTTTATCGAACgtccaattccacatttgctcttatattaatctccactcgtctgggaagatgtttcactagattttgtggagatttgtgctcactcGGTGACAttagtgaatatatatatatatacacacacacagtacagaccaaagctCTATAGCACTCAGGTGTAACAATACTTTGGTCTCTATAGtctattctatatatttttacatcaaACATATGGTCAAGTCATTTTGACTCGAGATCCATTATTTCCCGGAcaagtgtgtgtgggagtgaaaCCCATCGCAACGAACCTCACATCCCGTGGCCAGAGCGGCGGCGCGAAAACAGGCCTCGGCTTTGTCTCTGATGTTGGGCAGGTCTTGGTGCGACGAGGTGCGCAAGTAATACTCCAGCTCGGTGTAGTCCGGGATGATGTTGGGTTTCACACCGCCGTGTTTTATGATACCTGAGTCACACAAGACACTCTGCTTCAGACACTCATCATGATATGGACTGTTGCGTATAGATGTGTGCTgtattaaagattttatttaaccaATTGTGATCATTGGCTCGAGTTTAAATGTGCGGAATTTGCTGACCGTGTTGTATTTCATGATCTACAAACACCAAGGTCACTCCAATGTCACtggtaatatgtaatataactTTCTTCTACCATTGAAATTTCTCCGTCGACGTCCAAATATCAGAAATTCGAACAGCACTGTCTACTTAATTAGGTTTATTACAAACTGGATGGGAAATCCATAAACTGGATGTGGGAATGGAAAAATCAAGACTTTAATGTGTTTTCTGAACACTAACACAAAGCAcgtccaaaaaaaaagtattggacGTTTTCGGAATCAGTAGCATGGAATcctattgtcaggtgtccacaaacttttgccgcTACAATATACACGTTAAGAAAACTCCAAATATCAGCTACAAATAAAGCATGATGCCTGAGCTTCTAATATCCACTTCCCTTTATTAGGTGCGATGAGGAGGATGTACGTTGACAGCGTTTAATAACGCAAACTTACCGTGGATCCTCCAGTCAGGTCTGAGCTGCTGGCGTAGAGACGAGATGTTACTGTAGGCCAGGACGGCTGCATCTAGAGCATTTACTCCTTCCCAGGGATATGCTGATGCATGAGATGCACGCCCGTGGTACTTCACCAGCACGCTGcgaaattaaaggaaaaaacaataaatcagcGCCTGTTGCTGCTTTTACATTACGTCATAAACATCCTCAGGATCACCTGCTCAGGTTTGTTCTTTCTACATTCTGTCTTTCAAGTTAAAGAGGTGCACCTCGATTGTTTGTGCATCCTCATAATATACTCTAAATCCTGCtacatacaataaatacaatcattttCCCCCTGAAACCACAACAACCAGCAGGGAGATGATGGAGAGGTAACGCTAACCAAACAATGAGAACCAACCTACCCAGATCAAGTACattgaaaaaatataatgtttagtATGGAAGGTTTTAGCTTGACATTACTGGAGCAAACCGCTGACAATAGACAAAACAAAGGAAAAGCCgaaaatctgaaaaaatgaatcaaatacCTTTACGTTATTTATCCATTACCGTCGACGGTATACATTGAGAATTCACGGGGTACCAAAATCAGAAAGCCAAATAAAGACGATGTTTAGAATTTACCCCTGTATAGCCATGGCTGGTAGATAGGCAGCATTCTTCTGAGTGGGATGAGCCATAAACACCACGTCGAGACCCTCGAAAGCTCCTTCTCGCAGCAAATCCACTTTCCCGCCTCCGTCCTCTTCTGCTGGAGTTCCCAACACGGttatctaaaaaaattaaatcgtTAGCAATCGCTGTGtaatgtaattgcaaacaatGTAATGTGCACTGAAAAGCAAGTTGAGAGTTCAAGCTAGAGCAAAAGGATCTACAAAACTACCACAGTCTGTATACATCTTACAA containing:
- the LOC124401150 gene encoding xaa-Arg dipeptidase-like, with translation MAEKLQALKQHVCSSIDEGKEKLHRLGDAIWSHPELAYGERHAHETLVHFFKQEKGWTVEEHYKLETAFRATWGGVDGVDGGSGLNVGFLCEYDALPALGHACGHNLIAESGAAAALGLKAALESEGACPVPTKITVLGTPAEEDGGGKVDLLREGAFEGLDVVFMAHPTQKNAAYLPAMAIQGVLVKYHGRASHASAYPWEGVNALDAAVLAYSNISSLRQQLRPDWRIHGIIKHGGVKPNIIPDYTELEYYLRTSSHQDLPNIRDKAEACFRAAALATGCEVEILFDKNEFYEVLRNGTLEDLYEQNGKALGMTFTTEGFSGSTDFGNVSHAVPGIHPYFYIGSEALNHTAEYTAASGADEAQVYTLRTAKALAMTALDLIFIPGVLDKVKVEFRKARFGEERNCIRKNTEK